Proteins co-encoded in one Symmachiella macrocystis genomic window:
- a CDS encoding biotin/lipoyl-containing protein, whose amino-acid sequence MCTAFRDGFQSVYGARVLTEDFLPALQATCDAGINYFEAGGGARFQSLYFYCNQDAFDMMDQFRAVTGPDANLQTLARGVNVVGLESQSSDIIKLHAELFKKHGITTIRNFDALNDVQNLVYSGQCIVDAGLKHQICVTLMELPPGCSGAHDAAFYANRLHQILDAEIPFDSICFKDASGTAVPSKVHETIKAARKMLPPETYIHFHTHETAGISVQANIAALDAGANAIDLSMAPCSGGTCQPDILVMWHALRGSQYTLDIDIDKVREAEEVFKDCMSDYFLPPEATTVEPLIPWSPMPGGALTANTQMMRDNGIIDKYPDLIKAMSDVVRRGGFGTSVTPVSQFYVQQALNNVMSEPWTRIAPSYGKMVLGYFGKTPVAPDPEIIKIASEQLGLEPTTRAPLDMNNEDPEKGIAVAKKVLEAEHLPTTDENIFIAATCAEKGIAYLKGEATIGVRKVDPAQDTAAAPAATPGKPASYNVTVNGETFALTVDGNNATVNGRSYQVALSASDAPAAAAAGALAGGAQVDVNASMPGVVLRVPVQVGDAVNEGDILVVLEAMKMEINATAPAAGTVASIAVAQGDHIANGQKLATIS is encoded by the coding sequence ATGTGCACCGCGTTCCGGGATGGATTCCAGTCGGTCTACGGGGCCCGCGTTTTGACCGAAGATTTTCTACCTGCTCTACAAGCCACGTGTGACGCGGGTATTAACTATTTCGAGGCGGGAGGCGGCGCGCGATTCCAGTCGTTGTATTTTTATTGCAACCAAGACGCCTTCGACATGATGGACCAGTTTCGGGCCGTGACTGGACCTGACGCGAATTTGCAAACGTTGGCGCGGGGCGTGAATGTCGTCGGCTTGGAGTCGCAGTCCAGCGACATCATCAAATTGCATGCGGAGTTGTTCAAAAAACACGGCATCACCACGATCCGCAATTTCGACGCGCTCAACGACGTGCAAAACCTCGTTTACAGCGGGCAGTGCATTGTCGATGCCGGTTTGAAGCACCAAATCTGTGTCACCCTCATGGAACTCCCTCCAGGTTGCAGCGGCGCGCATGACGCGGCGTTCTATGCGAATCGTCTGCATCAGATTCTGGATGCTGAAATTCCGTTTGATTCGATTTGTTTCAAAGATGCTTCTGGAACAGCAGTGCCGTCCAAAGTACATGAAACCATCAAAGCTGCACGGAAAATGCTCCCGCCGGAAACCTACATTCATTTTCACACGCACGAAACCGCCGGGATTTCGGTGCAGGCGAATATTGCCGCATTGGATGCCGGTGCCAATGCAATCGACCTGTCGATGGCCCCCTGCTCCGGGGGGACCTGTCAGCCCGATATTCTGGTGATGTGGCACGCACTGCGCGGTTCACAGTACACGCTCGATATCGACATCGACAAGGTGCGCGAAGCCGAAGAGGTCTTCAAGGATTGCATGAGCGATTACTTCCTGCCTCCCGAAGCCACCACGGTCGAACCGCTGATCCCCTGGAGCCCGATGCCGGGGGGAGCTTTGACCGCCAATACACAGATGATGCGCGACAATGGGATTATCGATAAGTATCCCGATTTGATCAAAGCCATGAGCGACGTCGTCCGCCGCGGCGGATTCGGGACATCCGTAACACCCGTGTCGCAATTCTACGTGCAACAGGCGCTCAACAACGTCATGAGTGAGCCCTGGACGCGGATTGCACCGTCGTATGGAAAAATGGTACTGGGTTACTTTGGTAAAACCCCCGTCGCACCCGATCCAGAGATTATCAAAATTGCGTCGGAACAACTTGGCTTGGAACCGACCACACGTGCGCCGCTCGATATGAATAACGAGGATCCCGAAAAAGGGATCGCAGTTGCTAAGAAGGTGCTCGAAGCGGAACACCTGCCGACCACAGACGAGAATATCTTCATCGCTGCGACCTGCGCCGAAAAGGGAATCGCTTATCTGAAAGGGGAGGCGACTATCGGAGTGCGGAAAGTCGACCCCGCGCAGGACACCGCAGCAGCGCCGGCCGCCACGCCGGGCAAACCCGCCAGTTACAATGTCACCGTCAACGGCGAAACGTTTGCATTAACAGTCGATGGAAACAATGCCACGGTCAATGGCCGCTCCTATCAGGTGGCCCTGTCAGCATCCGACGCCCCGGCTGCCGCTGCTGCGGGAGCGCTGGCCGGAGGTGCGCAAGTCGACGTCAACGCCTCAATGCCGGGCGTGGTACTCCGCGTTCCCGTTCAAGTTGGCGACGCGGTGAACGAAGGGGACATTCTTGTTGTCTTGGAAGCGATGAAGATGGAGATCAATGCGACCGCGCCCGCAGCAGGAACCGTCGCCAGCATCGCCGTTGCTCAAGGGGACCACATCGCCAATGGCCAAAAATTGGCGACGATTTCGTAA
- a CDS encoding sodium ion-translocating decarboxylase subunit beta gives MEILLQFVQSTGFVNLTLGNALMILIGIVFITLAITKDYEPLLLVPIGMGIVVGNIPPVEGMSLGVYDEGSVLSYIYFGVKQGVFPPLIFLGIGAMTDFSTMLSNPKLVLLGAAAQFGVFLTLLGALYLGFTPQQSGAIGIIGGADGPTAIFLSAKLAPELLGAISIAAYSYMALVPVIQPPIMRLLTTSDERKIRMQSTRDVTKREKIIFPIVAFLICALLAPGAIVLIGMLFFGNLLKESCVTDRLAQSARTSMIDIVTIFLGFSVGASTQAQTFLKGESLLIFALGATAFGVATACGVLFAKFMNLFLHHKINPLIGAAGVSAVPDSARVAQMVGLEEGTDNHLLMHAMAPNVAGVLGSAVAAGVLWSVL, from the coding sequence ATGGAGATTTTACTGCAGTTTGTGCAGTCGACAGGGTTCGTGAATCTCACGCTTGGCAATGCGTTGATGATTCTGATTGGCATCGTATTTATCACGTTAGCGATCACTAAGGACTATGAACCGTTATTACTCGTTCCGATCGGCATGGGGATCGTGGTCGGAAATATTCCGCCTGTGGAAGGAATGTCATTGGGGGTTTACGACGAGGGGAGCGTCCTCAGTTACATCTATTTTGGGGTAAAACAGGGAGTTTTTCCGCCGCTCATTTTTCTGGGCATTGGGGCGATGACCGACTTTTCCACAATGCTCTCCAATCCCAAGCTTGTGCTCTTGGGGGCCGCTGCTCAATTTGGCGTGTTTTTAACTTTGTTGGGTGCGCTCTATTTAGGGTTTACACCGCAACAATCGGGAGCGATCGGTATTATCGGCGGGGCGGACGGCCCGACGGCGATTTTCTTGTCAGCCAAACTCGCCCCGGAGTTGCTGGGAGCGATCTCCATTGCTGCCTATTCCTATATGGCACTCGTGCCGGTGATTCAGCCGCCCATCATGCGGTTGCTGACGACATCCGACGAACGCAAGATTCGCATGCAATCGACACGAGATGTTACGAAGCGGGAGAAAATCATCTTTCCCATCGTCGCATTCTTAATCTGTGCATTGCTGGCGCCGGGAGCGATTGTGTTGATCGGCATGTTGTTCTTTGGAAATCTGCTCAAAGAGAGTTGTGTGACCGACCGTCTCGCACAAAGCGCCCGAACGTCGATGATTGACATCGTGACCATTTTTCTCGGTTTTTCCGTCGGTGCCAGTACGCAGGCTCAAACGTTTCTCAAAGGGGAATCGTTATTGATCTTCGCATTGGGGGCGACGGCCTTTGGCGTGGCGACAGCTTGCGGGGTGTTGTTCGCCAAATTCATGAACCTGTTCTTACATCATAAAATCAATCCCTTAATCGGTGCCGCAGGGGTCTCAGCTGTGCCGGACTCAGCCCGCGTGGCGCAAATGGTCGGGTTGGAAGAAGGGACGGACAATCACTTGTTGATGCACGCCATGGCGCCGAATGTGGCCGGCGTGCTCGGATCTGCCGTTGCCGCAGGCGTACTTTGGTCTGTCTTGTGA
- a CDS encoding OadG family protein, protein MGFVEIFAQAVPTEALQEPSKRGFDNIINDDFNGFGIAVTGLLIVFVALTLISVFISLLPKILDALAFMLPEEQEHQTHAPAMRQTTDNEKIAAAVGFVLHEIRSKQP, encoded by the coding sequence ATGGGTTTTGTGGAAATATTTGCGCAAGCCGTACCGACCGAAGCTTTGCAGGAACCCTCGAAACGGGGTTTCGACAATATTATCAACGACGACTTTAACGGCTTCGGAATAGCCGTCACCGGATTGTTGATTGTCTTCGTCGCATTGACGCTCATCTCGGTATTTATCTCGCTTTTGCCAAAAATTCTCGACGCATTGGCGTTCATGCTCCCGGAGGAACAGGAGCATCAAACGCATGCACCAGCCATGCGACAGACGACCGACAACGAGAAAATTGCCGCAGCCGTAGGATTCGTCTTGCACGAAATCCGCTCAAAGCAGCCATAG
- a CDS encoding alpha-keto acid decarboxylase family protein, with translation MSTKPRKNADNESLPTIGGYLIRRLQDYGLKHIFGIPGDFVLQFYNLLEESPIEVIGATREDCAGFAADAYARVNGLGAVCVTYCVGGLSTCNSVAGAYAEKSPLIVISGAPGMEERVSDPLLHHRVKDFNTQHEVFDKITIASATLEDPLTAFREIDRCLAAAVRYKRPVYLELPRDRVQTQALFPHEPQEDKLSSHKQALTEALAEAERMINGCKRPVIIAGVEMHRFGLQQEVVKLAEKNKIPMCATLLGKSVVSETHPLYLGIYEGAMGRDGVRKFVEDSDCVILLGTFMTDINLGIYTAHIDPGQCIYITSEGLRIRHHHYRDVQLKDFVKGLVKTDLKPPKREIPDSVRPVAKKFELQPENKVTQQRLFARINELLDDNMVVVADIGDSLFGASDLTIYRRSEFLSPAYYTSMGFAVPAALGVQCANRKLRPLVIVGDGAFQMTCLELSTTLKHGFNPIVLVLNNKGYGTERFLHEGPFNDIPNWAYHRMPDLLGGGWGFEVHTEGDLDKALHAALANKDAFSLLNIHLEKTDVSPALTRLAERLSKRI, from the coding sequence ATGTCGACGAAACCCCGCAAAAATGCCGACAACGAATCCTTGCCGACGATTGGCGGGTATTTGATAAGGCGACTGCAGGATTACGGACTGAAGCACATTTTTGGCATTCCGGGCGACTTTGTGCTGCAGTTTTATAACCTGCTCGAGGAAAGCCCGATTGAGGTGATCGGCGCGACACGCGAAGACTGCGCCGGATTCGCTGCCGATGCCTATGCACGCGTCAACGGGCTTGGCGCTGTTTGTGTGACCTATTGCGTAGGAGGCCTAAGCACGTGCAATTCCGTGGCGGGCGCCTATGCCGAAAAATCTCCGTTGATTGTCATTAGCGGTGCGCCGGGCATGGAGGAACGTGTCTCCGATCCTCTGCTGCATCATCGCGTCAAGGATTTCAATACGCAGCACGAAGTCTTCGACAAGATCACAATCGCCTCGGCAACCTTGGAAGACCCGTTGACGGCATTTCGGGAGATCGACCGCTGCTTAGCAGCGGCGGTCCGTTATAAACGTCCGGTTTATCTCGAACTCCCCCGCGACCGCGTTCAAACACAGGCACTCTTTCCGCACGAACCGCAGGAAGACAAACTGAGTAGCCACAAACAGGCTCTTACAGAGGCATTGGCTGAAGCAGAAAGAATGATCAATGGTTGCAAGCGTCCGGTGATCATTGCGGGTGTTGAGATGCATCGCTTTGGCTTGCAGCAAGAAGTCGTGAAGTTGGCGGAGAAAAACAAGATTCCAATGTGCGCGACGCTGCTCGGGAAATCAGTCGTGAGTGAAACGCATCCGCTGTATCTCGGAATTTATGAAGGAGCAATGGGCCGGGACGGAGTACGAAAGTTTGTCGAAGACAGCGACTGCGTGATTCTCCTCGGCACGTTCATGACGGATATCAATCTCGGGATTTATACCGCGCATATCGACCCGGGACAGTGTATTTACATCACCAGCGAAGGGCTGCGGATTCGGCACCATCACTATCGTGACGTGCAGCTTAAGGATTTTGTCAAAGGCTTGGTCAAAACCGATTTGAAGCCGCCGAAACGCGAGATTCCGGACTCAGTCCGTCCGGTGGCAAAGAAATTTGAGTTGCAACCGGAAAACAAAGTCACGCAGCAACGGCTATTCGCGCGGATTAACGAGTTGCTGGATGACAATATGGTCGTGGTGGCCGATATTGGCGATTCGCTGTTCGGGGCGTCCGATTTGACGATCTATCGCCGCAGCGAGTTCCTCAGCCCGGCGTATTACACGTCGATGGGCTTCGCGGTTCCGGCCGCCTTGGGTGTGCAATGCGCCAACCGCAAGTTGCGGCCGTTGGTGATTGTCGGCGACGGGGCTTTTCAGATGACCTGTTTGGAACTCTCCACGACGTTGAAACATGGTTTCAACCCGATCGTGTTGGTGCTGAACAACAAGGGTTATGGCACCGAGCGGTTCTTGCACGAAGGCCCATTTAACGATATTCCAAACTGGGCCTACCACCGCATGCCGGATCTGTTGGGCGGGGGCTGGGGATTTGAGGTGCATACCGAAGGCGATCTGGACAAGGCGCTGCATGCGGCGCTGGCGAATAAAGATGCGTTCAGTCTGCTGAACATTCACCTGGAAAAAACCGACGTCAGCCCGGCTTTGACGCGGTTGGCCGAGCGGTTGTCGAAGCGGATTTAA
- a CDS encoding FG-GAP repeat domain-containing protein, translated as MRFVLLLGMTFLSTGSAMADDVWRRHTIDDSSRGADGVRLTDINGDGLLDITTGWEEGGIVRVYQHPGHAKARGKWPAVTVGQVAAPEDAVFADLDNDGAVDVISSCEGKTRTIFVHWAPSDANDNLNASAWSTAAIPATQNRTQWMFCVPAQIDGKHGVDLIVGSKGKKGLIGWLQAPKDPRQLDQWKLHTICPAGWIMSLIWTDIDGDGNHDILASDRRGAGRGCFWLKNPGNDGPLSEPWTKHPIGTGNREVMFLDYADVDDDGLTDVVVPNKPGQILWHRRQPGKQVAWETSQIPFPKNVGTGKSTAIADINNDGRADIVFSFENAKNVSGIIWMEQQQTDAGEITWQQHTLSGPVGTKFDLIQTSDIDGDGDLDVMTCEERENLGVIWYENPGQ; from the coding sequence ATGCGATTCGTACTCCTACTCGGGATGACATTTCTAAGCACCGGCAGCGCCATGGCCGACGACGTTTGGCGACGGCATACGATCGATGATTCGTCGCGCGGCGCCGACGGAGTGCGACTGACTGACATCAATGGCGACGGCCTGCTCGATATCACGACCGGTTGGGAAGAAGGGGGCATCGTCCGTGTTTATCAACATCCCGGGCATGCGAAGGCTCGGGGCAAATGGCCGGCTGTCACCGTCGGCCAAGTCGCTGCCCCGGAAGACGCCGTCTTCGCCGATCTCGACAACGACGGCGCCGTTGATGTCATCAGTTCCTGCGAAGGCAAGACACGGACCATCTTTGTGCATTGGGCACCGAGCGATGCGAACGATAACCTCAATGCATCCGCCTGGAGCACCGCCGCCATTCCCGCGACGCAAAACCGCACGCAGTGGATGTTCTGCGTCCCCGCCCAAATCGATGGCAAGCATGGCGTGGATCTCATCGTCGGCTCCAAAGGCAAGAAGGGTTTGATCGGTTGGCTACAAGCCCCAAAAGATCCGCGTCAATTGGACCAATGGAAATTGCACACCATTTGCCCCGCCGGTTGGATCATGTCGCTCATCTGGACCGACATCGACGGCGATGGCAATCACGACATCCTCGCCAGCGACCGCCGCGGAGCAGGGCGGGGTTGTTTTTGGTTAAAAAACCCCGGCAACGACGGTCCGCTGAGCGAACCGTGGACGAAACACCCCATCGGCACCGGCAACCGCGAGGTGATGTTTCTGGATTATGCCGATGTCGATGACGACGGCCTCACCGATGTTGTCGTTCCCAATAAGCCTGGACAAATTCTCTGGCATCGCCGACAACCAGGAAAGCAGGTCGCCTGGGAGACCTCACAAATTCCGTTCCCCAAAAATGTCGGCACCGGAAAATCCACAGCCATTGCCGACATCAACAACGACGGCCGCGCCGATATCGTGTTCTCCTTTGAAAACGCCAAGAACGTCTCCGGCATCATCTGGATGGAACAACAGCAAACCGACGCCGGCGAAATCACCTGGCAACAACACACCCTGAGCGGCCCGGTCGGCACGAAATTCGATCTGATTCAGACCAGCGACATCGATGGCGACGGCGACCTGGATGTCATGACTTGCGAAGAGCGGGAGAACCTCGGCGTGATCTGGTACGAGAACCCCGGCCAGTAG
- a CDS encoding colicin immunity domain-containing protein, with translation MSKQLLEYVKRFLQGEIPVDEFVESYDAKWKAERDSKELLADDPITSEKLSTFFCFADLYNPNDDRFEYEFDEKRLRAEMQKVFDGELGD, from the coding sequence ATGAGCAAGCAATTATTGGAATACGTTAAACGTTTTCTGCAGGGCGAAATTCCGGTTGATGAATTTGTAGAGTCTTACGATGCTAAGTGGAAAGCAGAGAGGGATTCTAAAGAATTATTGGCGGACGACCCAATAACTAGCGAAAAGTTGTCCACGTTTTTCTGTTTTGCAGACCTGTACAACCCAAATGATGATCGATTCGAATACGAGTTCGACGAAAAGCGGCTACGTGCTGAAATGCAAAAAGTTTTTGACGGTGAGCTTGGTGATTGA
- a CDS encoding DUF2306 domain-containing protein: protein MPNLSTVTLRRLLTGLTCLLIAKVVVLTLISYRDYIPPDFHADFLFGRESYFYHSYAWAFYVHIFAGPVTLVLGVILLSNRFRLRFPRWHRILGRIQALCILFFLAPSGLWMARWAMTGAVAGVSFVMLSIATGLCVALGWRAAVQRRFAVHQRWMQRCFVLLCSAVVIRVMGGLTIVTAADAPWIYPLSSWLSWTVPLLIYEAWQHPGWPRKNVAASTPHQP from the coding sequence ATGCCCAACCTTTCAACCGTCACCCTACGACGTCTGCTCACCGGGCTGACTTGCCTGTTGATCGCTAAGGTCGTCGTCCTCACGCTGATTAGTTACCGCGACTACATCCCGCCCGATTTCCATGCCGACTTTCTCTTCGGCCGCGAATCTTATTTTTATCATAGTTATGCCTGGGCGTTTTACGTCCATATCTTCGCCGGGCCAGTGACTCTGGTGTTAGGCGTGATTCTATTGAGCAATCGGTTCCGCCTACGCTTTCCCCGCTGGCATCGCATTCTGGGGCGGATACAGGCGTTGTGCATCCTGTTCTTTCTCGCCCCCAGTGGGCTGTGGATGGCGCGGTGGGCGATGACCGGGGCTGTGGCGGGCGTTAGTTTTGTAATGCTGTCGATTGCGACCGGACTGTGTGTTGCCCTGGGCTGGCGGGCTGCGGTTCAGCGGCGATTTGCTGTACACCAACGCTGGATGCAGCGCTGCTTTGTATTGCTCTGCTCGGCGGTCGTGATCCGCGTGATGGGGGGCCTGACGATCGTGACCGCCGCCGACGCCCCGTGGATTTATCCGCTCTCCTCCTGGCTGAGCTGGACCGTCCCGCTGCTGATTTATGAAGCATGGCAACACCCTGGGTGGCCCAGAAAGAATGTTGCTGCGTCCACCCCGCACCAACCATGA